One Sphingomonas kaistensis genomic window, GGTCGGGCGCACCGACCGCCGGCGCATCGGCGGTGCCGACCGAAATGCGGATCGACTGCGGCCGCCCGGTCCGGAGCACCGGCGCGGTGGCGGTGGCCGGCACCTCATAACTTTGTCCCGACGCCAGCTCACCCTGGAACAGGGTCCGGCCGCCACGCTCGCTGACCTGGATCCAGGCCTGCTCGTTGGCGGTGATCACCACCGGCCCGTTGGCGGCGGGCGCGGCCGCCGGGACCGGCGTTCCGGGCGCCGGCGTTCCCGGCACCGGCGCGGTGGCTTCGGCGACCGGCTGGTCGGGAGTCAGTTCGCGATTGCGGTTCCACAGAAAGGCGGCGGCGACGGCGACCAGCGCGAGCAGCGCCAGCACCACCACCCAGCGCGGCATCACGCGGGCAGGATCGGCCGGCTCGAACACCTGCGCTTCGGGCCGCGCGGCCAGCGCGCCGCCGCCCATTTCGGCCTTCAGCGTCTCGCCGATGGCGTTGCGATCGAGCCCGACCACGCTTGCATAGCTCTTGGCGAAGCCAATGGTGTAGGTCGGCGCCGGAAGCTTGTCCCACTCCCCATCTTCGACGCTTTGCAGGTGACGGGTCGGAATGCGGGTCCGCGCCGCGACGTCTTCCAGGGTAATGCCCTGCGCTTCGCGCGCATTACGCAATTGCTCCCCGGCCGTACCGCCGGCTTCGCTCGTCACTTCATCCAC contains:
- a CDS encoding helix-turn-helix domain-containing protein is translated as MVDEVTSEAGGTAGEQLRNAREAQGITLEDVAARTRIPTRHLQSVEDGEWDKLPAPTYTIGFAKSYASVVGLDRNAIGETLKAEMGGGALAARPEAQVFEPADPARVMPRWVVVLALLALVAVAAAFLWNRNRELTPDQPVAEATAPVPGTPAPGTPVPAAAPAANGPVVITANEQAWIQVSERGGRTLFQGELASGQSYEVPATATAPVLRTGRPQSIRISVGTADAPAVGAPDRTVSNVSLLGADLMRGPAATPAAPAAPAQR